In a genomic window of Pseudomonas sp. TH06:
- a CDS encoding alpha/beta fold hydrolase, giving the protein MTQLTLLCLPYSGASAMVYSRWRRKLPQWLTLQPVELPGRGARFGEALQTDMRALARQLASELQTTLRAPYAIFGHSLGALLACELAHALRALGLPEPVALFASGTAAPTLRSEYDRGFAEPKSDAELIGQLRTLNGTSEEILANAELMSLTLPVLRADFLLCGRFQPIQRPLLKCPVHVLGGTADRATTEQLIGWSKETLGSFSVDMLAGGHFFIHEHEAKVLKVIKDQLDVHHRRHSMPATA; this is encoded by the coding sequence GTGACTCAGCTGACATTGCTGTGCCTTCCTTATTCGGGCGCCAGTGCCATGGTTTACAGCCGCTGGCGGCGCAAACTGCCGCAGTGGCTGACGCTGCAACCGGTAGAACTGCCGGGTCGCGGCGCACGGTTTGGCGAAGCGCTGCAAACCGATATGCGGGCGCTGGCCCGTCAGTTGGCCAGCGAACTGCAAACGACCCTGCGCGCGCCTTATGCAATTTTCGGCCACAGCCTTGGCGCGCTGCTGGCCTGCGAGCTGGCCCATGCCTTGCGCGCCCTGGGGTTGCCGGAGCCGGTGGCGCTGTTCGCCTCCGGCACGGCAGCGCCGACGCTGCGCAGTGAATATGATCGCGGTTTCGCTGAACCGAAAAGCGATGCCGAACTGATCGGGCAGTTGCGCACCTTGAATGGCACCAGCGAAGAAATTCTCGCCAACGCCGAATTGATGAGCCTGACCCTGCCGGTGCTGCGTGCCGACTTCCTGTTGTGCGGACGTTTTCAGCCCATCCAGCGACCATTGCTCAAATGCCCGGTGCATGTGCTCGGCGGTACCGCCGACCGAGCGACCACCGAGCAATTGATCGGCTGGAGCAAGGAAACCCTCGGCAGTTTCTCCGTGGACATGCTCGCCGGCGGTCATTTCTTTATTCATGAACACGAAGCCAAAGTGCTGAAAGTCATCAAGGATCAACTCGACGTTCATCACCGCCGGCACTCAATGCCCGCCACTGCCTGA
- a CDS encoding MFS transporter, which yields MANPYRDLFTAPGARNFVLAGMIARMPISMTGIGVITMLSQLKGGYALAGAVAATFALATAFCAPQVSRLVDRFGQGKVLPISALIGGGALLMLLLCTRLQAPTWTLFIFAALAGCMPSMSAMVRARWTEIYRGQPQLQTAYALESVLDEVCFIVGPPLSVGLCVAVFPEAGPLAALLMLAIGVSAFVVQRSTEPPVHPHESHQQGSIIRSTDIQWLLALMLAMGVIVGVVDVVSVAFAQQQGQPAAASIVLSVYAIGSCLAGIAFGAMRSKLPLPRLFMYGGIATAVTTLPLLWASNIFGLSVAVFVAGLFFSPTLIVAMALVERIVPSAKLTEGLTWLITGLSIGVAIGAAGSGALVDAYGARSGFWLAIAAGAVVLGAAVQSFRHLK from the coding sequence ATGGCAAACCCCTATCGCGATTTGTTCACCGCCCCCGGCGCCCGCAATTTTGTACTGGCCGGGATGATCGCGCGCATGCCGATTTCGATGACCGGTATCGGCGTGATCACCATGCTCTCGCAGTTGAAGGGTGGGTATGCACTGGCCGGTGCGGTGGCGGCGACGTTTGCCCTGGCCACGGCGTTTTGCGCACCGCAGGTGTCACGGCTGGTCGATCGCTTTGGTCAGGGAAAAGTGCTGCCCATTTCAGCATTGATCGGCGGCGGGGCACTGCTGATGTTGCTGCTGTGCACGCGATTGCAGGCGCCGACCTGGACGCTGTTCATCTTCGCCGCACTGGCCGGTTGCATGCCAAGCATGTCGGCGATGGTGCGGGCGCGCTGGACCGAAATCTATCGTGGCCAACCGCAATTGCAAACGGCATATGCGCTGGAGTCGGTGCTTGATGAAGTTTGTTTCATCGTCGGCCCGCCGTTGTCGGTGGGGTTGTGCGTGGCGGTGTTCCCCGAAGCCGGGCCGCTGGCGGCGTTGTTGATGCTGGCGATCGGTGTCAGTGCATTTGTCGTCCAGCGCAGCACCGAACCGCCGGTGCATCCGCACGAGTCGCATCAACAGGGTTCGATCATTCGCTCGACTGACATTCAGTGGTTGCTGGCGCTGATGCTCGCCATGGGCGTCATCGTTGGCGTGGTGGATGTGGTCAGCGTCGCTTTCGCACAGCAACAGGGGCAACCGGCGGCGGCAAGCATTGTGTTGTCGGTGTACGCCATCGGGTCGTGTCTGGCCGGGATCGCATTTGGGGCGATGCGCTCGAAACTGCCGTTGCCGCGACTGTTCATGTACGGCGGTATTGCAACCGCAGTGACGACGCTGCCGCTGTTGTGGGCGAGCAATATTTTCGGCCTCTCGGTGGCGGTATTTGTCGCGGGGCTGTTTTTCTCGCCGACGTTGATTGTGGCGATGGCGCTGGTCGAGCGTATCGTGCCGTCGGCCAAGCTCACCGAAGGCCTGACCTGGTTGATAACAGGTCTGAGCATTGGCGTGGCGATCGGTGCGGCGGGATCCGGCGCGTTGGTGGATGCGTATGGCGCACGCAGCGGTTTCTGGCTGGCGATTGCGGCCGGGGCGGTGGTGCTGGGTGCGGCTGTGCAGAGTTTCCGTCATTTGAAATGA
- a CDS encoding glucose 1-dehydrogenase: protein MHISLARQVALVTGASSGIGHAVAKALAAAGAAVVINYNRQAEPAEALARQIIADGGQALAIGADVSKEDEVERLFAETLDAFGSLDILIANSGLQKDAAAVDMSLDDWNTVIGVNLTGQFLCARAALRIFNRQGIREGVSRAAGKIIHMSSVHQRIPWAGHVNYAASKGGVDQLMQTLAQEVSHQRIRINGIAPGAIRTPINAAATEGAAGEKLLDLIPYGRIGDAEDVANAVVFLASDAADYIVGTTLFIDGGMSLYPEFRGNG from the coding sequence ATGCACATTTCCCTCGCCCGCCAGGTTGCACTGGTCACCGGCGCCAGTTCCGGCATCGGCCACGCGGTCGCCAAAGCGCTGGCTGCGGCTGGCGCTGCCGTGGTCATCAACTACAACCGCCAAGCCGAACCTGCCGAAGCACTGGCCCGCCAGATCATTGCCGACGGCGGTCAGGCACTGGCCATCGGTGCCGATGTGTCGAAGGAAGACGAAGTGGAGCGGCTGTTCGCCGAGACTCTCGACGCCTTCGGCTCACTGGACATTCTGATCGCCAATTCCGGCCTGCAAAAAGACGCGGCGGCTGTGGATATGTCGCTGGATGACTGGAATACGGTGATCGGCGTCAACCTCACCGGCCAATTCCTCTGCGCTCGCGCCGCCCTACGAATTTTCAACCGCCAAGGCATTCGCGAAGGTGTGTCCCGCGCCGCCGGCAAAATCATCCACATGAGCTCGGTGCACCAGCGCATCCCGTGGGCCGGACACGTCAATTACGCAGCGTCCAAGGGCGGTGTCGATCAGTTGATGCAAACCCTCGCCCAGGAAGTCAGCCACCAGCGCATTCGCATCAACGGTATCGCGCCGGGGGCGATTCGCACGCCGATCAATGCCGCCGCCACCGAAGGCGCTGCGGGTGAAAAACTGCTTGATCTGATTCCTTACGGGCGCATCGGCGATGCTGAAGACGTCGCCAACGCTGTGGTCTTTCTCGCCTCGGATGCCGCCGATTACATCGTCGGCACCACCCTGTTCATCGACGGCGGCATGAGTCTTTATCCGGAGTTTCGCGGCAATGGCTGA
- a CDS encoding glycoside hydrolase family 15 protein, producing the protein MAEHHQERQSPIDAHGIIGDMRSAALVNDKGSVDFFCWPEFDSPSIFCSLLDTPDAGIFQLAPDLPDARREQIYLPDTNVLQTRWLSEFAVVEITDMLPVSDSEDDLPLLMRRVRVVSGEATFHMRCAVRHDYARADTSAALDNNDVLFSASGQPTLRLASDQTLQVDAAAAIARFTLKQDQTAAFMLGATDDPRFAEGAGEFCMERTLKFWRDWIGQSIYRGRWREMVNRSALALKLLTSRKHGAILAAATFGLPETPGGERNWDYRYTWIRDASFTVYAFMRLGFVGEANAYMNWLRGRVSDCHGQPMKLNILYAIDGRQELPETELAHLSGHGGAKPVRIGNGAFNQIQLDIFGELMDAVYLVNKYGDAISHEGWKHVREVVDQVCETWQTTDVGIWEMRGEQHHFLHSRLMCWVALDRAIRLASKRSLPAPFAQWDQTRQAIYADIWDNFWNEERGHFVQYKGGTALDGSMLLMPLVRFVSAKDPRWLSTLEAIEKHLVRDGMVYRYRNDDANIDGLTGTEGAFAACSFWYVECLARAGQVEKAHLEFEQLLRYANPLGLYAEEFDSHGRHLGNTPQALTHLALISAASFLDRRLSGEKSEWQP; encoded by the coding sequence ATGGCTGAGCATCATCAAGAACGACAGAGCCCGATTGACGCCCACGGCATCATCGGCGACATGCGCAGTGCCGCATTGGTCAACGACAAGGGCAGTGTGGATTTTTTCTGCTGGCCGGAATTCGACAGCCCGTCGATTTTCTGTTCGCTGCTCGACACCCCCGACGCAGGGATTTTCCAGTTGGCGCCGGACCTGCCCGATGCCCGGCGCGAGCAGATTTACCTGCCGGACACCAATGTGCTGCAAACCCGCTGGCTGAGCGAGTTCGCCGTGGTGGAAATCACCGACATGCTGCCGGTGAGTGACAGCGAAGATGACTTGCCACTGCTGATGCGCCGTGTGCGCGTGGTCAGCGGCGAGGCGACTTTCCATATGCGCTGCGCCGTACGCCACGACTATGCCCGTGCCGACACTAGCGCAGCGCTGGATAACAACGACGTATTGTTCAGCGCCAGCGGGCAACCGACGCTGCGCCTGGCCTCGGACCAGACCTTACAGGTTGACGCCGCAGCAGCGATTGCCCGGTTCACCCTAAAGCAGGATCAGACGGCAGCCTTCATGCTAGGTGCCACGGACGACCCACGGTTTGCCGAGGGTGCCGGCGAGTTCTGCATGGAGCGCACGCTGAAGTTCTGGCGCGACTGGATCGGCCAGTCGATTTATCGCGGACGCTGGCGGGAAATGGTCAACCGCTCCGCCCTCGCACTCAAGCTGCTGACCTCACGCAAACACGGCGCAATCCTCGCCGCCGCGACCTTCGGCCTGCCGGAAACTCCAGGCGGCGAACGCAACTGGGATTACCGCTACACCTGGATCCGCGACGCCTCCTTCACCGTTTACGCCTTCATGCGTCTGGGCTTCGTCGGCGAAGCCAATGCCTACATGAACTGGCTGCGCGGACGGGTCAGCGATTGCCATGGCCAGCCGATGAAACTCAACATCTTGTATGCCATCGACGGCCGCCAGGAATTGCCGGAAACCGAACTCGCCCATCTGTCCGGGCATGGCGGCGCCAAACCGGTGCGCATCGGCAATGGCGCGTTTAACCAGATTCAACTGGATATCTTCGGCGAGTTGATGGACGCGGTGTATCTGGTCAATAAGTACGGCGACGCGATTTCCCACGAAGGCTGGAAACACGTGCGCGAAGTCGTCGATCAAGTCTGTGAGACATGGCAGACCACCGACGTAGGCATTTGGGAAATGCGCGGTGAGCAACATCACTTCCTTCATTCACGGCTGATGTGCTGGGTGGCACTGGACCGGGCCATTCGTTTGGCCTCGAAACGCTCGTTACCGGCACCCTTCGCCCAATGGGATCAAACCCGCCAGGCGATCTACGCCGACATCTGGGACAACTTCTGGAATGAAGAACGCGGGCATTTCGTGCAGTACAAGGGCGGTACAGCCCTCGACGGTTCGATGCTGCTGATGCCGCTGGTGCGTTTCGTCAGCGCCAAGGATCCGCGCTGGCTCTCGACCCTTGAGGCCATCGAGAAACATCTGGTACGCGATGGCATGGTTTACCGCTATCGCAACGATGACGCCAACATCGACGGTTTGACCGGCACCGAAGGCGCGTTCGCCGCGTGTTCGTTCTGGTACGTTGAATGCCTGGCCCGCGCCGGTCAGGTGGAAAAGGCTCATCTGGAGTTTGAACAGTTGCTGCGCTACGCCAATCCGCTGGGGCTGTATGCCGAAGAGTTCGACAGCCATGGCCGGCATCTGGGCAATACCCCGCAAGCGTTGACGCATCTGGCGTTGATCAGTGCGGCGAGCTTTCTCGATCGACGCTTGAGTGGGGAAAAGAGTGAGTGGCAGCCGTAA
- a CDS encoding GlxA family transcriptional regulator has translation MPKAIHVLAFANMQILDVTGPLQVFASANDLARQRGLPMPYAPSVIASGGGAVMSSAGLAVLAEPLPDAPSDTLIIAGGWGIYPAAEDVPLVDWVREHAAKCRRVASVCTGAFLLAASGWLDGRRVVTHWTRCEQLAQQHPKLQVEANPIFINDGPVWTSAGVTAGIDLALAMVEEDLGRDIALDVARHLVVFLKRPGGQSQFSVTLSLQNHGNRFDDLHAWIAENLTCDLGIPTLAEQAGMSERSFVRHYRADTGQTPARAIELIRVETARRLLSDTGLPVKRIAANCGFGSEETLRRSFLRAIGVTPQAYRERFSLSAVTD, from the coding sequence ATGCCCAAAGCCATCCACGTACTCGCGTTCGCCAATATGCAGATCCTCGACGTCACCGGGCCGTTGCAGGTGTTCGCTTCGGCCAACGACCTCGCCCGCCAGCGCGGCTTGCCGATGCCTTATGCACCAAGTGTGATTGCCAGCGGCGGCGGGGCGGTGATGTCGTCGGCAGGGTTGGCGGTGTTGGCCGAACCGTTGCCCGACGCGCCCAGCGATACGCTGATCATTGCCGGTGGCTGGGGCATTTATCCGGCGGCGGAAGATGTGCCGCTGGTGGATTGGGTGCGCGAACACGCAGCGAAATGCCGGCGCGTCGCCTCGGTGTGCACCGGGGCATTTCTGCTCGCCGCCAGCGGCTGGCTCGATGGGCGCCGAGTGGTTACCCACTGGACCCGCTGCGAACAACTGGCGCAGCAGCACCCCAAACTTCAAGTCGAAGCCAATCCGATTTTCATCAACGACGGCCCGGTCTGGACCTCGGCGGGAGTCACCGCCGGCATCGATCTGGCGCTGGCGATGGTGGAAGAGGACCTCGGTCGCGACATCGCACTGGACGTCGCCCGGCATCTGGTGGTGTTCCTCAAACGCCCGGGCGGACAGTCGCAATTCAGCGTGACGCTATCGCTGCAAAACCACGGCAATCGTTTTGACGACCTGCACGCGTGGATCGCCGAAAACCTCACCTGCGACCTCGGCATCCCGACCCTGGCCGAGCAGGCGGGTATGAGCGAACGCAGCTTCGTCCGCCACTACCGCGCCGACACCGGCCAGACCCCGGCGCGGGCAATCGAGTTGATCCGTGTCGAAACGGCGCGACGGTTGCTCAGTGATACCGGGCTGCCGGTCAAACGCATCGCCGCCAATTGCGGGTTTGGCAGTGAAGAGACGCTGCGCCGCAGTTTCCTGCGGGCGATTGGCGTGACGCCGCAGGCCTATCGCGAGCGCTTTTCGCTCAGCGCTGTAACAGATTGA
- the inhA gene encoding isonitrile hydratase encodes MTLQIGFLLFPQVQQLDLTGPYDVLASLPGVQVHLIWKDLMPVTASTGLLLKPTTTFEDCPDLDVICVPGGGGVGALMEDEVTLNFIKRQAAQARYVTSVCTGSLVLGAAGLLRGKRATTHWAYHDLLPTLGAIPVKDRVVRDGNLFTGGGITAGIDFALVLAAELFDADTAQLVQLQLEYAPAPPFNSGSPDTAPGAIVDEARLRAAPSLKLRTEITERAAAKLNLR; translated from the coding sequence ATGACGCTGCAGATCGGTTTTCTGTTGTTTCCACAGGTTCAGCAACTCGACCTGACCGGCCCTTACGACGTACTGGCGTCGCTGCCGGGCGTGCAGGTGCATTTGATCTGGAAGGATCTGATGCCGGTCACGGCCAGCACCGGCCTGCTGCTGAAACCGACCACCACGTTTGAGGATTGCCCGGATCTGGACGTGATCTGTGTGCCGGGCGGTGGCGGCGTCGGGGCGTTGATGGAGGATGAGGTGACGCTGAATTTCATCAAGCGCCAGGCTGCGCAAGCGCGTTACGTGACGTCGGTGTGCACCGGGTCGCTGGTGCTCGGCGCGGCGGGTCTGCTGCGAGGCAAACGGGCGACCACGCATTGGGCGTATCACGATCTGCTGCCGACGCTGGGCGCGATCCCGGTGAAGGATCGGGTGGTTCGCGACGGCAATCTGTTTACCGGCGGCGGGATTACCGCAGGGATCGATTTTGCGCTGGTGCTGGCGGCTGAGCTGTTCGATGCCGACACGGCGCAACTGGTGCAGTTGCAACTTGAGTACGCGCCAGCGCCGCCGTTCAATTCGGGCAGCCCGGATACCGCGCCAGGTGCAATTGTCGATGAAGCACGTTTACGTGCAGCACCATCGTTGAAGCTGCGCACGGAAATCACCGAGCGCGCCGCGGCAAAACTCAACCTGCGCTAG
- a CDS encoding PAS domain-containing methyl-accepting chemotaxis protein, translating into MRNNQPITQRERTFPAQQRLISTTDAKGVITYCNDAFVEISGFSREELIRAPHNLVRHPDVPAAVFSHMWGTLKQGLPWMGIVKNRCKTGDHYWVNAYVTPVFDGNQVVGYESVRIKPTAEQIRRAEALYQRINQGKPAIPSSDKWLPVLQDWLPFILVSQLSFVIGATLNSHWGFALAAGLSVPLGLMGLQWQQRGLKRLLRLAEQTTSDPLIAQMYTDSRGAQARLEMSILSQEARLKTCLTRLQDTAEHLTDQAKQSDSLAHNSSIGLERQRVETEQVATAVNQMAATTQEVASHVQRTADATQEANRLTGRGRDIAGETREAIQRLSVVVGETGLTVTQLAKDSDEIGGVVDVIKGIADQTNLLALNAAIEAARAGEMGRGFAVVADEVRQLAQRTSESTGQIHALIAKLQQTASSAVQTMEAGHRQAEEGVARVLEADQALVGISEAVANITDMTTQIAAATEEQSAVAEEISRNISNISELADQTSEQAHNSALLSEELTKTANTQYSLVERFNR; encoded by the coding sequence ATGCGTAATAACCAGCCCATCACACAGCGCGAACGGACTTTCCCGGCTCAGCAGCGGTTGATTTCCACAACCGACGCCAAGGGCGTGATCACCTACTGCAACGACGCTTTCGTCGAGATCAGCGGGTTTTCGCGTGAGGAGTTGATCCGTGCGCCGCACAACCTGGTTCGTCACCCCGACGTCCCGGCTGCGGTGTTTTCGCACATGTGGGGCACACTGAAACAAGGCTTGCCATGGATGGGCATTGTCAAGAATCGCTGCAAGACCGGTGATCATTACTGGGTTAACGCCTATGTAACGCCGGTGTTCGACGGCAATCAGGTGGTCGGTTACGAGTCGGTGCGGATCAAACCCACCGCCGAACAGATCCGCCGTGCCGAAGCGCTCTACCAACGCATCAACCAGGGCAAGCCCGCGATCCCTTCCAGTGATAAATGGCTGCCGGTGCTACAGGACTGGCTGCCGTTCATTCTGGTCAGCCAGTTGAGCTTCGTGATCGGCGCGACGTTGAACTCGCATTGGGGCTTCGCCCTCGCCGCCGGTCTGTCGGTGCCACTGGGCCTGATGGGCCTGCAATGGCAACAACGCGGGCTCAAGCGCCTGCTGCGTCTGGCCGAGCAGACCACTTCCGACCCGTTGATCGCGCAGATGTACACCGACAGCCGTGGCGCCCAGGCGCGTCTGGAAATGTCGATCCTCAGCCAGGAAGCGCGCCTGAAAACCTGCCTGACCCGTCTGCAGGACACCGCCGAACACCTGACCGATCAGGCCAAACAGTCCGACTCGCTGGCGCACAACAGCTCCATCGGCCTGGAACGTCAACGCGTGGAAACCGAACAGGTCGCCACCGCCGTCAACCAGATGGCCGCAACCACTCAGGAAGTGGCGAGCCACGTACAGCGCACCGCTGACGCGACTCAGGAAGCCAATCGCCTGACCGGTCGCGGCCGCGACATCGCCGGGGAAACCCGCGAAGCCATTCAGCGCCTGTCCGTGGTCGTCGGGGAAACCGGCCTGACCGTGACCCAACTGGCCAAGGACAGCGATGAAATCGGCGGCGTGGTTGATGTGATCAAAGGCATTGCCGATCAGACCAACCTGCTGGCACTGAACGCTGCGATTGAAGCAGCGCGTGCTGGTGAAATGGGTCGTGGCTTTGCCGTGGTGGCTGACGAAGTGCGTCAACTGGCACAACGCACCAGCGAATCGACCGGGCAGATCCATGCCCTGATCGCCAAATTGCAACAGACTGCATCCAGCGCCGTACAAACCATGGAAGCCGGGCATCGCCAGGCGGAAGAAGGCGTGGCGCGGGTACTGGAAGCGGATCAGGCGCTGGTGGGGATCAGTGAAGCGGTGGCCAACATCACCGACATGACCACCCAGATCGCTGCCGCGACCGAAGAGCAAAGTGCGGTGGCTGAAGAGATCAGCCGCAACATCAGCAATATTTCGGAACTGGCGGATCAGACGTCGGAACAGGCGCATAACTCGGCGTTGCTGAGTGAAGAGCTGACGAAGACTGCCAACACGCAGTATTCGTTGGTGGAGCGGTTTAACCGCTAA
- a CDS encoding alpha/beta family hydrolase translates to MDKQHKASIDGDQWAQCVRDHGWLWNAASGEAAATLILAHGAGAPMDSDWMNDMAGRLAGLGVNVLRFEFAYMAQRRIDGSKRPPNLAPKLLECWREVFVEVRRHVTGVLAIGGKSMGGRMASLLADELGADALVCLGYPFYAVGKPEKPRVEHLASLQTRTLIVQGERDALGNREAVEAYTLSPSIEVAWLAAGDHDLKPLKVSGFTHEQHLASAAQKVASFLR, encoded by the coding sequence ATGGACAAACAGCACAAGGCCAGTATTGACGGGGATCAATGGGCGCAGTGCGTGCGTGATCATGGGTGGCTCTGGAACGCCGCCAGTGGTGAGGCTGCGGCGACGTTGATTCTCGCGCATGGGGCGGGGGCGCCGATGGATAGCGACTGGATGAACGATATGGCTGGGCGCCTTGCCGGGCTTGGGGTGAACGTGTTGCGGTTTGAGTTTGCGTATATGGCGCAGCGGCGCATCGATGGCAGCAAACGGCCGCCGAACCTGGCTCCTAAACTGTTGGAGTGCTGGCGTGAGGTGTTTGTCGAAGTGCGACGTCATGTCACTGGGGTTTTGGCCATCGGCGGGAAGTCCATGGGCGGGCGGATGGCCAGTTTGCTTGCTGATGAGTTGGGGGCTGATGCGCTGGTGTGTCTGGGATATCCGTTTTATGCGGTGGGTAAACCGGAGAAGCCTCGGGTTGAGCATTTGGCTTCTTTGCAGACTCGGACGTTGATTGTGCAGGGCGAGCGGGATGCGCTGGGCAATCGTGAAGCTGTCGAGGCTTACACTTTGTCACCGAGTATTGAGGTGGCGTGGCTAGCGGCCGGAGATCATGATTTGAAGCCGTTGAAGGTTTCCGGGTTTACCCATGAACAGCATTTGGCTAGCGCTGCGCAGAAAGTAGCTTCGTTTCTTCGGTAA
- the ccoN gene encoding cytochrome-c oxidase, cbb3-type subunit I codes for MNTSISTAYNYKVVRQFAIMTVVWGIVGMGLGVFLAAQLVWPELNFNLPWTSFGRLRPLHTNAVIFAFGGCALFASSFYSVQRTCQTQLFAPKIAAFCFWGWQLVILLAAISLPLGYTSSKEYAELEWPIDILITIVWVAYAIVFFGTIMQRKTKHIYVGNWFFGAFIITVAILHIVNNLELPVSFTKSYSVYAGATDAMVQWWYGHNAVGFFLTAGFLGMMYYFVPKQAERPVYSYRLSIVHFWALITLYIWAGPHHLHYTALPDWAQSLGMVMSLVLLAPSWGGMINGMMTLSGAWHKLRSDPILRFLVVSLAFYGMSTFEGPMMAIKTVNALSHYTDWTIGHVHAGALGWVAMISIGALYHMIPKIFGKEQMHSIGLINAHFWLATIGTVLYIASMWVNGIAQGLMWRAVNEDGTLTYSFVETLVASHPGFVVRLIGGAIFLSGMFLMAYNTWRTVRASQPADVVAAAQMA; via the coding sequence ATGAACACTTCTATCAGTACCGCCTACAACTACAAGGTGGTCCGCCAATTCGCCATTATGACGGTGGTGTGGGGCATCGTCGGCATGGGGCTCGGGGTTTTTCTCGCCGCCCAATTGGTCTGGCCCGAACTCAACTTCAATTTGCCGTGGACCAGTTTCGGCCGCCTGCGCCCGCTGCACACCAACGCCGTGATCTTCGCGTTCGGCGGCTGCGCCCTGTTCGCCAGTTCCTTCTACTCGGTACAGCGCACCTGCCAGACGCAACTGTTTGCGCCGAAAATCGCCGCGTTCTGCTTCTGGGGCTGGCAGCTTGTCATTCTATTGGCAGCAATCAGCCTGCCGCTGGGTTACACCAGTTCCAAGGAATACGCCGAACTTGAATGGCCGATCGATATCCTGATCACCATCGTCTGGGTCGCCTACGCGATCGTGTTCTTCGGCACGATCATGCAGCGCAAGACCAAGCACATTTATGTGGGAAACTGGTTCTTCGGCGCGTTCATCATCACCGTGGCGATTTTGCACATCGTCAACAACCTTGAGTTGCCGGTGAGTTTCACCAAGTCCTACTCGGTGTACGCCGGTGCAACTGACGCGATGGTGCAATGGTGGTACGGCCACAACGCCGTAGGCTTTTTCCTCACCGCCGGTTTCCTCGGGATGATGTACTACTTCGTGCCGAAACAGGCCGAGCGTCCGGTGTATTCGTATCGCCTGTCGATCGTGCACTTCTGGGCACTGATTACTCTGTACATCTGGGCCGGCCCGCACCACTTGCACTACACCGCGCTGCCGGACTGGGCGCAGTCGCTGGGCATGGTGATGTCGCTGGTACTGCTGGCGCCGAGCTGGGGCGGCATGATCAACGGCATGATGACCCTGTCGGGCGCCTGGCATAAGTTGCGCAGCGACCCGATCCTGCGCTTCCTCGTGGTCTCGCTGGCGTTCTACGGCATGTCGACCTTCGAAGGTCCGATGATGGCGATCAAGACGGTCAACGCCCTCTCCCACTACACCGACTGGACCATCGGCCACGTTCACGCCGGCGCTCTCGGCTGGGTGGCGATGATTTCCATCGGCGCGCTGTATCACATGATCCCGAAAATCTTCGGCAAAGAGCAGATGCACAGCATCGGCCTGATCAACGCGCATTTCTGGCTCGCGACCATCGGCACCGTGCTCTACATCGCCTCGATGTGGGTCAACGGCATCGCCCAGGGCCTGATGTGGCGCGCAGTGAACGAGGACGGCACGCTGACCTACTCCTTCGTCGAAACCCTGGTGGCCAGCCACCCAGGCTTCGTCGTGCGGCTGATTGGTGGGGCGATCTTCCTCAGCGGCATGTTCCTGATGGCTTACAACACCTGGCGCACCGTGCGGGCCTCGCAGCCTGCTGACGTCGTTGCTGCCGCGCAGATGGCCTGA
- the ccoO gene encoding cytochrome-c oxidase, cbb3-type subunit II, protein MKHETIEKNVGLLMLLMVFAVSIGGLTQIVPLFFQDVTNKPVEGMKPYTALQLEGRDIYIREGCVGCHSQMIRPFRAETERYGHYSVAGESVWDHPFLWGSKRTGPDLARVGARYSDDWHRAHLYNPRNVVPESKMPAYPWLVTQAVDSSHTETKLKTMRTLGVPYTDDDISGAVASLKGKTEMDALVSYLQVLGTAIKSKR, encoded by the coding sequence ATGAAACACGAAACGATTGAAAAGAACGTCGGCCTGTTGATGTTGCTCATGGTGTTTGCCGTGAGCATCGGCGGCCTGACCCAGATCGTCCCGCTGTTCTTCCAGGACGTCACCAACAAACCGGTGGAAGGCATGAAGCCCTACACCGCGCTGCAACTGGAAGGCCGCGACATCTATATCCGCGAAGGCTGCGTCGGTTGCCACTCGCAGATGATCCGCCCGTTTCGCGCCGAAACCGAACGTTACGGGCACTACTCGGTGGCCGGCGAAAGCGTCTGGGATCACCCGTTCCTGTGGGGCTCCAAGCGTACCGGTCCAGACTTGGCCCGGGTCGGCGCGCGCTACTCGGATGACTGGCACCGCGCGCACTTGTACAACCCGCGCAACGTCGTGCCTGAGTCGAAAATGCCGGCCTACCCATGGCTGGTCACGCAAGCGGTCGACAGCAGCCACACCGAAACCAAGCTCAAGACCATGCGCACCCTCGGCGTGCCATACACCGACGACGACATCAGCGGCGCGGTCGCCAGCCTCAAGGGCAAGACTGAAATGGACGCCCTCGTCTCCTACCTGCAAGTGCTCGGCACTGCAATCAAGAGCAAGAGGTGA
- a CDS encoding cbb3-type cytochrome c oxidase subunit 3 → MVIEMSAGLIRGLGTVVVFVAFVGLTLWVFNRKRTPEFAEARLLPFADEPQTDTTQANEPRSTRP, encoded by the coding sequence ATGGTCATTGAAATGAGTGCAGGCCTGATTCGCGGCCTCGGCACGGTCGTGGTGTTCGTCGCCTTCGTCGGCCTGACCTTGTGGGTGTTCAACCGCAAGCGCACCCCGGAATTCGCCGAAGCACGCCTGCTGCCGTTCGCCGACGAGCCACAAACCGACACTACCCAAGCAAATGAACCGAGGAGTACCCGGCCATGA